A genome region from Akkermansiaceae bacterium includes the following:
- a CDS encoding DNA cytosine methyltransferase, translating to MISDQWEEVVRSGKRAFDVVEGDVGDFPAKGFKGVDLLAGGVPCPPFSKAGKQLGSNDERDIFPEALRLVDECRPKAVMLENVRGFLTGCELAWFR from the coding sequence GTGATCAGTGATCAGTGGGAAGAGGTAGTGAGAAGTGGGAAGAGGGCATTTGATGTGGTGGAAGGGGATGTGGGTGATTTCCCGGCGAAGGGGTTCAAGGGCGTGGATCTGCTGGCCGGCGGCGTTCCCTGCCCGCCGTTCTCGAAAGCGGGTAAACAGCTCGGCTCCAACGACGAGCGCGACATTTTCCCCGAAGCCCTCCGCCTGGTGGACGAATGCCGCCCCAAAGCCGTCATGCTGGAGAATGTCCGCGGGTTCCTCACCGGATGTGAATTGGCTTGGTTCCGCTGA
- a CDS encoding type II toxin-antitoxin system YafQ family toxin produces the protein MREIVFKKQFKKDVERIKRTGRPMDRLAEAIDLLAESKPLPPINRDHQLVGNMKDYRECHLGGDWLLIYQATEETVTFIRTGTHTELFD, from the coding sequence ATGAGGGAAATCGTATTCAAGAAGCAGTTTAAGAAGGACGTTGAACGGATCAAACGCACGGGGCGGCCCATGGACAGGCTCGCCGAAGCCATCGATCTCCTCGCCGAATCAAAGCCGCTACCGCCCATCAACAGGGATCATCAGCTCGTTGGAAACATGAAGGATTATCGGGAATGCCATCTTGGTGGCGACTGGCTGCTCATCTACCAGGCAACCGAGGAAACTGTCACCTTCATCCGCACCGGCACCCATACCGAACTTTTCGACTGA